A portion of the Eulemur rufifrons isolate Redbay chromosome 30, OSU_ERuf_1, whole genome shotgun sequence genome contains these proteins:
- the LOC138378836 gene encoding melanoma-associated antigen 11-like → MPRRHRHHHSIQQRRLQQRFWAQREAQGLVGAQAPRAQEEAAAAATPSPPQSPQGASSSPTGLADNPGHHYNEDSISQEEEGPSTSQDPADPASVLKEALDDKISDLIYFLLLKYRMKEPTTKEEMLDVVIKDYQDHFAEIFREASECMQLVFGVDVKEVDPPGHSYILVTSVGLTYEEELNDDQRFPKAGLLIIVLGLIYLESDCAQEEVIWDALGGMGVHAGSEHFIYREPRKLITQDWVQEGYLEYRQVPNSDPACYEFLWGPRARAETSKLKVLEYVAKVIGYDPRSFPLLYEEALRDEEEGA, encoded by the coding sequence ATGCCTCGCCGCCATCGTCACCATCATAGTATTCAGCAACGCAGGCTTCAGCAACGCTTTTGGGCACAAAGAGAGGCACAGGGCCTGGTGGGTGCCCAGGCTCCCAGGGCTCAGGAGGAGGCGGCAGCTGCTGCAACACCGAGTCCTCCCCAGAGTCCTCAGggagcctcctcctcccccactggCCTGGCCGACAATCCAGGGCACCACTACAATGAAGACTCCATCAGCCAAGAAGAGGAGGGGCCAAGCACCTCGCAGGACCCGGCAGACCCAGCGTCTGTGCTGAAAGAGGCACTAGATGACAAGATATCTGATTTGATTTATTTCCTGCTCCTCAAGTATCGAATGAAGGAGCCGACCACCAAGGAAGAAATGCTGGATGTAGTCATCAAAGATTACCAAGATCACTTTGCTGAGATCTTCAGAGAAGCCTCCGAGTGCATGCAGCTGGTCTTTGGAGTCGACGTGAAGGAAGTTGACCCTCCCGGCCACTCCTACATCCTCGTCACCTCCGTGGGCCTCACCTACGAAGAGGAGCTGAATGATGACCAGCGCTTTCCCAAGGCTGGCCTCCTGATCATCGTCCTGGGCTTGATCTACTTGGAAAGCGACTGCGCCCAGGAGGAGGTCATCTGGGATGCactgggtgggatgggggtgcaTGCTGGGAGTGAGCATTTCATCTATAGGGAGCCCCGGAAGCTCATCACCCAGGATTGGGTGCAGGAAGGGTACCTGGAGTACCGGCAGGTGCCCAACAGTGATCCTGCATGTTATGAGTTCCTGTGGGGTCCGAGAGCCCGTGCCGAAACGAGCAAGTTGAAAGTCCTGGAGTATGTGGCCAAGGTCATTGGGTACGATCCCAGATCCTTCCCACTCCTGTATGAAGAAGCTTTGAGAGATGAGGAAGAGGGGGCGTGA
- the LOC138378230 gene encoding heat shock transcription factor, X-linked member 3-like: MASQSMEEQYEAELAPSVRGEPASGVPSSSPTDLNLDSREVSDRPGDHAVSQDQGSQDNLQLEDQSQRVANVEDNTDLRGLSFPRKLWMIVENEAFKSVHWSDDGDTVIIEDDLFQREILRRRGAERIFETDSLKSFIRQLNLYGFSKIRPNNSSVHAPGNKRMMIYCNSNFQRDKPELLENIEKKGYLRNTALRASGAPALKRKKLVATRRSPRIHHNNAKKEANQKSQMGAPNVQGPSGTRSFTFSGVCSMNSISRYPQENCPAHEPYGPSGEGTSRNATFVPLATAPMEGTGEGAASPQVVADYGSVMSLYDTCYSILLAALSVMSPNEPPEEEPEVSADCKCALCEQLKDSPTP, encoded by the exons ATGGCCAGTCAGAGTATGGAAGAGCAATACGAAGCCGAGCTGGCCCCATCTGTTCGTGGAGAGCCAGCAAGTGGGGTTCCATCTAGTTCTCCAACTGATCTGAATCTGGATTCAAGGGAGGTGTCGGACAGGCCCGGTGACCACGCTGTGAGCCAAGACCAAGGCTCCCAAGATAATCTGCAACTGGAAGACCAAAGCCAACGTGTAGCCAACGTGGAAGACAACACCGACCTCCGGGGGCTCTCCTTCCCAAGAAAGCTTTGGATGATAGTGGAGAATGAAGCCTTCAAGTCTGTGCACTGGAGTGACGATGGAGACACCGTGATCATTGAGGACGATCTTTTCCAGAGGGAGATTCTTCGCCGGAGAGGCGCAGAGAGGATTTTTGAAACAGACAGCTTGAAGAGTTTCATTCGACAACTTAACCTCTATGGATTCAGCAAAATACGCCCAAACAACTCTTCAGTTCACGCTCCAGGGAACAAGAGGATGATG aTCTACTGCAACTCCAATTTTCAGAGAGACAAGCCCGAGCTCCTGGAGAATATTGAGAAGAAAGGCTAcctgagaaacactgctctgaGAGCGTCCGGGGCACCAGCTCTAAAGAGAAAGAAGCTGGTAGCTACAAGACGCTCCCCACGAATCCACCACAATAATGCGAAGAAAGAAGCCAACCAAAAGTCCCAGATGGGAGCTCCCAATGTTCAGGGACCCAGTGGCACCCGGTCCTTCACCTTCTCTGGCGTCTGTTCCATGAACAGCATCTCCAGGTATCCCCAGGAAAATTGTCCCGCTCACGAGCCATATGGCCCAAGTGGGGAGGGCACCTCCAGGAATGCCACGTTTGTGCCTCTGGCTACTGCCCCAATGGAAGGCACGGGGGAAGGGGCTGCCAGCCCCCAGGTTGTCGCAGATTACGGTTCTGTCATGTCTTTGTATGACACCTGCTACTCCATCCTGCTGGCTGCCCTCTCGGTCATGTCTCCTAATGAGCCCCCCGAAGAGGAGCCGGAGGTCTCCGCAGATTGCAAGTGTGCACTGTGTGAACAGTTGAAGGACAGTCCAACTCCCTAA
- the LOC138378257 gene encoding transmembrane protein 185A-like — MSFLCLLVLYYIVWSVLFLRCMDVIAEQRRTHITMALSWMTIVVPLLTFEILLVHKLDGHNAFSCIPIFVPLWLSLITLMATTFGQKGGNHWWFGIRKDFCQFLLEIFPFLREYGNISYDLHHEDNEETEETPVPEPPKIAPLFRKKTRVVITQSPGKYVLPPPKLNIEMPD, encoded by the exons ATGTCCTTCCTGTGCCTGCTGGTCCTCTACTACATCGTGTGGTCCGTCCTGTTTTTGCGCTGCATGGACGTGATTGCAGAGCAGCGCAGGACTCACATAACAATGGCCCTGAGCTGGATGACCATCGTCGTGCCTCTTCTCACTTTTGAG ATTCTGCTGGTTCACAAACTGGACGGCCACAACGCGTTCTCCTGTATACCCATCTTCGTGCCCCTGTGGCTCTCCTTGATCACACTGATGGCAACCACCTTCGGACAGAAGGGAGGAAACCACT ggTGGTTTGGTATTCGCAAAGATTTCTGTCAGTTTCTGCTTGAAATCTTCCCATTTTTGCGAGAGTACGGAAACATTTCCTACGATCTCCATCACGAAgataatgaggaaactgaagaaacCCCAGTGCCGGAACCTCCTAAAATTGCTCCTCTGTTTCGAAAGAAGACCAGGGTGGTCATCACACAGAGCCCTGGAAAGTATGTGCTTCCCCCTCCCAAATTAAACATCGAAATGCCCGATTAA
- the EOLA2 gene encoding protein EOLA2, producing the protein MEATWCTGSSRKMKFGCLSFRQPYAGFILNGVKTVETRWRPLLSSHRNCTIAIHIAHRNWEDDAWRELLRERLGMTPVQIRALLQEGEKFGRGVVAGLVDIGETLQCPENLAPDAVVELENQAVLTNLKQKYLTAISNPRWLLEPIPRKGGKDVFQHPRDMAESLAPDPECLPKTGH; encoded by the exons ATGGAG GCCACATGGTGCACAGGGAGCTCTCGGAAGATGAAATTTGGCTGCCTTTCCTTCCGGCAGCCTTATGCAGGGTTTATCTTAAACGGGGTCAAGACCGTGGAGACACGCTGGCGTCCCTTGCTGAGCAGCCACCGGAACTGTACCATTGCCATCCACATTGCTCACAGGAACTGGGAAGATGATGCCTGGCGGGAGCTGCTGCGGGAGAGGCTGGGGATGACTCCTGTTCAGATTCGGGCCTTGCTTCAGGAAGGGGAAAAGTTCGGTCGGGGAGTGGTAGCTG GGCTCGTTGACATTGGGGAAACTTTGCAGTGCCCCGAAAACTTAGCTCCTGATGCGGTTGTGGAACTGGAAAATCAAGCTGTGCTGACCAACCTGAAGCAGAAGTACCTGACTGCGATTTCAAACCCCAGGTGGCTCCTGGAGCCCATACctaggaaaggaggaaaggatgtATTCCAG CACCCACGGGACATGGCAGAAAGTCTGGCACCCGACCCTGAATGTTTGCCCAAGACCGGCCACTAA